One window of the Microtus ochrogaster isolate Prairie Vole_2 chromosome 10, MicOch1.0, whole genome shotgun sequence genome contains the following:
- the LOC101980522 gene encoding L-amino-acid oxidase-like produces the protein MAKMSGIFILGILLSISNCLAFYEDLFRCFQGPDYETFLLIAQNGLHASPLPKSVVVIGAGLAGLTAAKTLQDAGHKVTILEASNHIGGRVVTVRNKTEGWYFELGPMRIPESHRLTHTYVKKFGLKLNKFIQYDNNTWYLFNGQRYRAWEVEANPEILGYPTDPTEKNKTAQNLFYQAVIKIKQDVKTSNCSHLMSLYDSYSTKAYLVREGKLSKGATKMIGDLLNEDPGYHKSLLESLTSLNIFSRTDEFSEITGGFDQLPNGFNASLKPGTIRLRSRVEAVVRNGSKVEVLYRTDEPIFPLRKLTADYVINSASAKATRLITFQPPLSPDKAHALRSVHYTSATKVVFVCNECFWEQDGIRGGNSITDRPSRYIIYPSHSLPGGKGMLLASYTVGDDSFFFAAMKPDQVVNIILDDLAAVHHIPKEELKRMCPKATVKHWGSLDPLTIGAFAEFTPYQFVDYLKQLSQPEGRIHFAGEHTSLPHGWIDTAIKSGLRAAKDIQAMVDEEVTQGQMPR, from the exons ATGGCCAAGATGAGTG GGATCTTTATTTTGGGGATCCTGCTATCCATCTCCAACTGCCTTGCCTTCTACGAGGACCTTTTCAGGTGCTTCCAGGGCCCTGATTATGAGACCTTCCTCCTCATAGCTCAGAATGGGCTCCATGCCTCCCCACTGCCCAAGAGTGTGGTGGTAATAGGAGCTGGCTTAGCAGGCCTAACGGCAGCGAAAACCCTCCAAGATGCTGGTCACAAG GTCACCATCTTGGAGGCCAGTAACCACATCGGAGGTCGGGTGGTCACAGTCAGAAACAAGACAGAAGGCTGGTACTTCGAATTAGGACCAATGCGAATTCCAGAAAGCCACAG gCTAACCCACACCTATGTCAAGAAGTTTGGCCTGAAGCTGAATAAGTTCATCCAGTATGATAACAACACCTGGTACCTATTCAATGGACAGCGTTATCGTGCCTGGGAAGTCGAAGCTAACCCGGAGATCTTGGGCTATCCCACGGACCCCACAGAGAAGAACAAAACTGCCCAAAACCTCTTCTACCAAGCAGTTATTAAG ATCAAACAAGATGTGAAGACATCCAACTGCAGCCATCTGATGTCCCTTTATGACTCTTATTCTACCAAG GCTTATCTGGTGAGGGAAGGAAAGCTGAGCAAAGGAGCAACCAAGATGATCGGGGATTTGTTGAACGAGGACCCTGGATACCACAAGTCCCTCCTGGAGTCCCTAACGAGTCTTAACATCTTCTCCAGAACTGATGA ATTTTCAGAGATCACCGGTGGCTTTGACCAACTCCCCAATGGCTTCAATGCTAGCCTGAAGCCTGGCACCATCCGTCTGAGATCCAGAGTAGAAGCAGTGGTGAGGAACGGGTCAAAGGTTGAAGTTTTGTACCGCACCGATGAGCCCATCTTCCCACTGCGCAAACTCACTGCTGACTACGTCATCAACTCAGCCTCCGCCAAGGCCACACGCCTCATCACCTTCCAGCCACCCCTGTCCCCAGACAAAGCACATGCCCTGCGCTCCGTGCATTATACCAGTGCCACCAAGGTGGTTTTCGTGTGCAACGAATGCTTCTGGGAACAGGATGGCATCCGGGGAGGCAACTCCATCACAGACCGGCCCTCGCGTTATATTATCTATCCCAGCCACAGCCTGCCAGGTGGCAAGGGCATGCTGCTGGCCTCTTACACTGTGGGCGATGATTCTTTCTTCTTCGCTGCCATGAAGCCCGACCAGGTGGTGAATATTATCCTGGATGATCTGGCTGCCGTGCACCACATACCCAAGGAGGAGCTAAAGCGCATGTGCCCAAAAGCAACGGTCAAGCACTGGGGGTCTCTAGACCCCCTCACCATTGGCGCCTTTGCTGAGTTCACACCCTACCAATTTGTGGACTATTTGAAGCAGCTCTCCCAGCCAGAGGGTCGCATCCACTTTGCTGGAGAGCACACCAGCCTGCCCCACGGCTGGATAGACACTGCCATCAAGTCTGGCCTCAGGGCTGCCAAGGACATTCAAGCCATGGTGGACGAGGAGGTTACTCAGGGACAGATGCCTCGCTAG